Proteins encoded together in one Polaribacter reichenbachii window:
- a CDS encoding TIGR04282 family arsenosugar biosynthesis glycosyltransferase, with translation MNNKTAILIFANSANKEVERKSFLSKEVFAKLNAQTLKTVQKSGLDYFHFSEKNQVGATFGERFTNAIETVFNKGYKNVITIGNDTPHLKTKHLVETANQFLKKELVLGPSKDGGFYLMGISKKQFQKEAFLKLPWQTNRLQSSIVQIATNQKNKISFLEVLNDLDAKEDILKIVNSLKSISLSILKLLIALVCIDKKSISMYKLYTLEKSFSKLFNKGSPVFLNN, from the coding sequence TTGAACAATAAAACTGCCATATTAATTTTTGCAAATTCAGCTAATAAAGAAGTTGAAAGAAAATCATTTCTATCTAAAGAAGTGTTTGCGAAATTAAATGCACAGACTTTAAAAACAGTTCAAAAATCGGGTTTAGATTATTTTCATTTTTCAGAAAAAAATCAAGTTGGTGCAACTTTTGGAGAACGTTTTACAAATGCAATCGAAACTGTTTTTAATAAAGGTTACAAAAATGTTATTACCATTGGTAATGATACTCCTCATTTAAAAACAAAGCATTTAGTAGAAACTGCAAATCAATTTTTAAAAAAAGAGTTGGTTTTAGGACCATCAAAAGATGGTGGTTTTTATTTAATGGGTATTTCTAAAAAGCAGTTTCAAAAAGAAGCTTTTTTAAAATTACCTTGGCAAACCAATCGTTTGCAAAGTTCTATTGTTCAAATAGCAACAAACCAAAAAAATAAAATTTCTTTTTTAGAAGTTTTAAATGATTTAGATGCTAAAGAAGACATTTTAAAAATAGTCAATAGTTTAAAATCGATTAGTTTATCAATATTAAAATTATTAATTGCTCTTGTTTGTATTGATAAAAAAAGCATTAGTATGTACAAATTGTACACTTTAGAAAAATCTTTTTCTAAGCTTTTTAATAAAGGCTCTCCTGTGTTTTTGAATAACTAA
- a CDS encoding SusC/RagA family TonB-linked outer membrane protein gives MKSIFMWIFMLSISITFSQTKISGTITDKISGEKIPFVNVVSSLGIGTTSNDNGQYEINISSEDKKLIFSFLGYKTQEVSIDNRLVINVQLEESATSLNEVVVTALGLNRRTKELGYVVQEIKAKDVADVKTVNFLDNLSGKLAGVTISQGATGVGSSSKITIRGEASFSNNNPLFIVDGTPINNNSVFNFTNEAAAGFQEIDFGNGAMEVNPDDIESITVLKGPSAAALYGTRASNGVIVIKTKDGSKKKGLGISINSSITFDAAFRLPDFQNEFGQGNSGQFEYIDGLGGGINDNITYSWGPRLEAGNLVNQFDSPVTLPDGTVVRGGDTSLYTGLPITPTLFKSNSDNLKDFYQTGVTIINNIAINDSFNRGAYRLSLTDLSSESIIPGVNLDRKTAALKLNFNPTEKTKITTSFSYVNSKSDNRLANGYGSENANYSLVAWGPRSLNIDSLRDYWQPGLDGVQQYSFNYTFFDNPFFILHENTNSFNRDRVFGNVAINHKIIENLSIALRSGMDYSSEIRAFKRNFSSNRFKNGAYAEHDVFYREINTDFLINYNNNFGDISFDISLGGNRLDQNASTKQTQTTNLAQPGIFSLNNAASPIEVFEFESKKRINSIYGIAKLGYKDYLFLDITGRNDWSSALATPFSVDGTSFFYPSVSTSFILSNYTDLPENISFAKLRASVAQVGNDTDPYQTSGAFVSQTTFNGQATFSNQDFIPNSNLKPEITTSYELGADLRFFKDRLNIDFTYYHATTKDQIISLPIPISSGYNQQVINGGKVNTSGVEIILGGKPIRNENFKWNTIFNFATNKSIIKNLPQNDGRLTLAYSRIYDSANQTVWFQVEEGGQIGDMYGTGYEKNANGEFLLDDDGRYIANNELIKIGNYNPDFTLGWNNSFSYKNWNANFLFDWRQGGEIVSRTRALGNVGGQLAETAYRPEAGIVAQGVNINTGLANTVAVTAESYYRQFYDRNHEENNVYDASFLKLRQFSIGYVLELNEGFLGLKNPSTMNFSFIGNNLFVITENPHFDPEQVAVQGNGFVSGVEDMSYATSRSLGFKVSFNF, from the coding sequence ATGAAATCTATTTTTATGTGGATTTTTATGCTGAGTATCAGTATAACCTTTTCGCAAACTAAAATTTCAGGAACAATTACCGATAAAATTTCTGGAGAAAAAATTCCATTTGTAAATGTAGTTTCCTCTTTAGGTATAGGAACAACATCAAATGATAATGGGCAATATGAAATTAATATTTCATCCGAAGACAAAAAACTAATCTTTTCTTTTTTAGGATATAAAACACAAGAGGTTTCTATAGATAACCGGTTGGTTATTAATGTGCAGTTAGAAGAATCTGCCACTAGTTTAAATGAAGTTGTAGTTACTGCTTTGGGTTTAAATAGAAGAACAAAAGAATTGGGTTACGTAGTTCAAGAAATTAAAGCAAAAGATGTTGCTGATGTAAAAACAGTAAATTTTTTAGACAATTTATCAGGAAAATTAGCAGGTGTAACCATTTCTCAAGGGGCTACAGGAGTTGGCTCATCATCAAAAATAACCATTCGTGGCGAAGCTTCTTTTTCAAACAATAACCCACTTTTTATTGTAGATGGAACACCAATAAATAATAATTCTGTTTTTAATTTTACTAACGAAGCAGCTGCTGGTTTTCAAGAAATTGACTTTGGTAATGGAGCAATGGAGGTAAATCCAGATGATATAGAATCTATTACTGTTTTAAAAGGACCAAGTGCTGCTGCATTATATGGAACTCGTGCTTCTAATGGAGTTATTGTTATTAAAACAAAAGATGGTAGTAAAAAGAAAGGATTAGGCATTAGTATTAATTCTTCAATTACCTTCGATGCTGCTTTTCGTTTGCCAGATTTTCAGAATGAATTTGGGCAAGGAAATTCTGGACAGTTTGAATATATAGATGGTTTAGGTGGAGGAATAAATGATAATATTACTTATTCTTGGGGGCCAAGATTAGAGGCTGGAAATTTAGTTAATCAATTTGATAGCCCAGTAACTTTACCAGATGGAACTGTAGTTAGAGGTGGAGATACTTCATTATATACAGGTTTACCAATAACACCAACTTTATTTAAATCTAACTCAGATAATTTAAAAGATTTTTATCAAACAGGGGTTACAATTATTAATAATATTGCGATTAACGATAGTTTTAATAGAGGAGCTTATAGATTGTCTCTAACAGATTTAAGTAGCGAGTCTATAATTCCTGGTGTAAATTTAGATAGAAAAACTGCAGCTTTAAAACTTAATTTTAATCCAACAGAAAAAACGAAAATTACAACTTCATTTTCATATGTAAATTCTAAAAGCGATAATAGACTAGCTAATGGATATGGAAGTGAAAATGCAAATTATTCTTTAGTGGCTTGGGGACCTAGATCTTTAAATATTGATAGTTTACGCGATTATTGGCAACCTGGTTTAGATGGTGTACAGCAATATTCGTTTAATTATACTTTTTTTGATAATCCGTTTTTTATTTTACACGAAAATACCAATTCATTTAACAGAGATCGTGTTTTTGGTAATGTTGCCATCAACCATAAAATCATAGAAAATTTAAGTATTGCTTTGCGTTCTGGGATGGATTATTCTTCAGAAATTAGAGCCTTTAAACGTAATTTTAGTTCCAATCGTTTTAAAAATGGAGCCTATGCAGAACACGATGTTTTTTACCGAGAAATTAATACAGATTTTTTAATTAATTATAATAACAATTTTGGTGATATTTCTTTTGATATTTCACTTGGAGGAAATCGTTTAGATCAAAATGCATCTACCAAACAAACACAAACTACAAATTTGGCTCAGCCTGGTATTTTTAGTTTAAATAATGCAGCTTCACCTATAGAAGTTTTTGAGTTCGAATCAAAAAAACGAATCAACTCCATTTACGGAATTGCAAAATTAGGATATAAAGATTATCTGTTTTTAGATATTACAGGACGTAATGATTGGTCTAGTGCTTTGGCTACACCTTTTTCTGTAGATGGTACATCATTCTTTTATCCTTCAGTATCAACAAGTTTTATTTTGTCTAACTATACAGATTTACCAGAGAATATTTCATTTGCAAAATTAAGAGCAAGTGTTGCACAAGTGGGTAATGATACAGATCCTTATCAAACTTCAGGCGCTTTTGTTTCGCAAACAACTTTTAATGGTCAAGCCACTTTTAGCAATCAAGATTTTATACCAAATTCTAATTTAAAACCAGAAATTACAACTTCTTATGAGTTAGGTGCAGATTTGCGTTTCTTTAAAGATCGATTAAATATAGATTTTACATATTATCATGCTACAACAAAAGACCAAATTATTTCTTTACCAATACCAATTTCTTCGGGTTATAATCAGCAAGTAATTAATGGCGGAAAAGTAAATACAAGTGGTGTAGAAATTATTTTAGGAGGCAAACCTATTAGAAATGAAAACTTTAAATGGAATACCATTTTTAATTTTGCAACCAACAAATCTATAATTAAAAATTTACCACAAAATGATGGTCGTTTAACCTTGGCATATAGTAGAATTTATGATAGTGCAAACCAAACTGTTTGGTTTCAAGTAGAAGAAGGTGGCCAAATAGGCGATATGTATGGAACAGGTTATGAGAAAAACGCTAATGGCGAATTTCTTTTAGATGATGATGGAAGATATATTGCCAATAATGAGTTGATAAAAATCGGGAATTACAATCCTGATTTTACTTTAGGATGGAACAATTCTTTTAGCTACAAAAACTGGAATGCAAACTTTTTGTTTGATTGGAGACAAGGAGGAGAAATTGTATCTAGAACAAGAGCTTTAGGAAATGTTGGTGGGCAATTGGCAGAAACAGCTTACAGACCAGAAGCAGGAATTGTTGCACAAGGCGTTAATATTAATACAGGTTTAGCGAATACAGTAGCAGTAACAGCAGAAAGCTATTACAGACAGTTTTACGATAGAAATCACGAAGAAAATAATGTATATGATGCTTCTTTTTTAAAATTACGTCAATTTTCAATTGGTTATGTTTTAGAGTTAAACGAAGGTTTTTTAGGGTTAAAAAATCCATCTACAATGAACTTTTCTTTTATAGGTAATAACTTATTTGTAATTACAGAAAACCCACATTTCGATCCAGAGCAAGTTGCAGTACAAGGTAATGGTTTTGTAAGTGGAGTAGAAGATATGAGTTATGCAACTAGCAGAAGTTTAGGTTTTAAAGTAAGTTTTAATTTCTAG
- a CDS encoding SusD/RagB family nutrient-binding outer membrane lipoprotein gives MKKIIYIFAFLGFITTSCTKDFEEINTNPNAPVAVQPSLLLRQVIYDFGEQMSYEGFVAGDLLAQHRTALDFNLFDRHDLKSPQLGGNPWSIFYVNLRDNEIILNQSRETAAYTVYEGPALILKAYMAAGLTDLFGDVPYFEAFNGVEGSVTPQYDLQEDIYQNENGILDNLDKGIAAINAYTSSIALEGDILFNGDLQSWIQFANSLKIKYLIRISDKVDVSSDLQTLFNNGNYISTNSENAVFDFTNSEPNSFRLAQLRVGDFNNFVMSETMEEILVDLDDNRISTFFRTFTNSITNEFNGLINGINSSTTSIAIADYSLSGTIFRKDTSTLDANFMTAWETSFLLAEAAEKGLISSDAETLYNLGVAQAFEYWHTDLPTTYLAGNANYNATGTTPLQQIITQKWIAAVINGYEGWIEYRRTGYPALKDVAASLNNGLIPARMPYPAEAASLNQDNYSVAEAATNGNSLNVKVWWNE, from the coding sequence ATGAAAAAAATTATATACATATTCGCATTTTTAGGATTTATAACTACAAGTTGCACCAAAGATTTTGAAGAGATAAATACCAACCCAAATGCACCTGTTGCTGTGCAACCCAGTTTGTTGTTAAGACAAGTTATTTACGATTTTGGAGAGCAAATGAGTTACGAAGGTTTTGTGGCAGGAGATTTATTAGCGCAACATAGAACAGCTTTAGATTTTAATTTATTTGATAGACACGATTTAAAAAGTCCGCAATTAGGTGGTAATCCTTGGTCTATTTTTTATGTTAATTTACGTGATAACGAAATCATTTTAAATCAAAGTAGAGAAACAGCAGCTTATACAGTTTACGAAGGCCCTGCTTTAATTTTAAAAGCATACATGGCTGCTGGTTTAACAGATTTATTTGGAGATGTTCCTTATTTTGAGGCCTTTAATGGTGTTGAAGGTTCTGTTACTCCACAATACGATTTACAAGAAGATATTTATCAAAATGAAAACGGAATTCTAGATAATTTAGATAAAGGTATTGCAGCAATTAACGCTTACACAAGTTCTATAGCTTTAGAGGGTGATATTCTGTTTAATGGCGATTTACAATCTTGGATTCAGTTTGCCAATTCTTTAAAAATAAAATATTTAATTCGTATTTCTGATAAGGTTGATGTTTCTTCGGATTTGCAAACTTTATTTAATAATGGAAATTACATCAGTACAAATAGTGAAAATGCAGTATTCGATTTTACAAATTCTGAACCAAACAGTTTTAGGTTGGCACAATTAAGAGTTGGAGATTTCAATAACTTTGTAATGTCTGAAACTATGGAAGAAATTTTGGTTGATTTAGATGATAATAGAATATCAACATTTTTTAGAACTTTTACCAATTCTATAACAAATGAATTTAATGGATTAATTAACGGAATAAATTCTTCTACAACTTCTATAGCTATAGCAGATTATTCGCTTTCAGGTACTATTTTTAGAAAAGATACATCTACCTTAGATGCTAATTTTATGACAGCTTGGGAAACCAGTTTTTTATTAGCAGAAGCTGCAGAAAAAGGATTAATTTCTTCGGATGCAGAAACTTTATATAACTTAGGCGTTGCACAAGCTTTTGAATATTGGCACACAGATTTACCTACAACATATTTAGCAGGAAACGCAAATTATAATGCAACAGGTACAACTCCATTACAACAAATTATTACTCAAAAATGGATAGCTGCTGTAATTAATGGTTATGAAGGTTGGATTGAGTATAGAAGAACAGGTTATCCTGCATTAAAAGATGTTGCTGCAAGTTTAAATAATGGTTTAATTCCTGCAAGAATGCCTTATCCTGCAGAAGCTGCAAGTTTAAATCAAGATAATTATAGTGTGGCAGAAGCAGCAACAAATGGTAATAGTTTAAATGTAAAAGTTTGGTGGAATGAGTAG
- a CDS encoding sodium:solute symporter family transporter: MSSLSIVHWQWLLVVCSSLILFFLSPLAKTTDEFFKAVHKKKAPNTLVLTGSLIISWIFAKSITNAANLGLAFGLVGGVAYSGYYLSFAVAGIIIYQLRTKGNYKSIHEFLNTKFGKKAVAIFSILIAFRLFNEVWSNTMVIGNYFGEQGAASYYWAIVVFTFLTLSYALKGGLSSSIFTDVIQMVLFAILLMVILCTIFSTDNFSSKEIINSGTWNFELGLNLFFAALLQSFSYPFHDPVLTDRGFITSPKVTRKSFLWAALLGAFCIIFFSFIGIYAQTKGMQGQAAVDVGKAFGVVILLVINFIMITSAASTLDSTFSSFSKLLVIDLKLKKTVFFGRITMITVAVLGTIPVFLNAEILSATTISGTMVIGLTPIFIFWNKEVPKSSFYWSIFCGLFFGILLVFNLFPEELIFTKGKYASLLWSNLWGILCCTLLYFIPKWVK, from the coding sequence ATGAGTAGTTTAAGTATAGTTCATTGGCAATGGTTATTGGTTGTTTGTTCTAGTTTAATATTGTTTTTCTTATCGCCTTTGGCAAAAACAACAGACGAGTTTTTTAAAGCGGTTCATAAAAAGAAAGCGCCCAATACTTTAGTGCTTACAGGTAGTTTAATTATTTCTTGGATTTTTGCAAAAAGCATAACCAACGCCGCTAATTTAGGTTTAGCATTTGGTTTAGTTGGTGGTGTTGCATATTCTGGTTATTACCTTTCTTTTGCAGTAGCTGGTATTATTATTTATCAGCTTAGAACAAAAGGAAATTATAAAAGTATTCACGAATTTTTAAACACAAAATTTGGAAAAAAAGCAGTAGCCATTTTTTCTATTTTAATTGCTTTTCGATTGTTTAATGAAGTATGGAGTAACACTATGGTTATAGGTAATTATTTTGGAGAACAAGGTGCTGCATCTTACTATTGGGCAATTGTTGTTTTTACTTTTTTAACTTTAAGTTATGCTTTAAAAGGCGGTTTAAGTAGTTCTATTTTTACAGATGTAATTCAAATGGTTTTATTTGCTATTTTGTTGATGGTAATTTTATGTACTATTTTTTCTACGGATAATTTCTCATCAAAAGAAATTATAAACTCTGGAACTTGGAACTTTGAATTAGGTTTAAATTTATTTTTTGCAGCACTTTTACAATCATTTAGTTATCCTTTTCATGATCCTGTTTTAACTGATAGAGGTTTTATAACATCTCCTAAAGTAACACGAAAAAGTTTTTTATGGGCTGCATTGTTAGGCGCTTTTTGCATTATATTTTTTAGTTTTATTGGTATTTATGCTCAAACAAAAGGTATGCAAGGTCAAGCTGCAGTAGATGTGGGTAAAGCATTTGGTGTTGTTATTCTATTAGTAATTAATTTTATTATGATAACTTCTGCAGCATCTACTTTAGATTCTACCTTTTCATCATTCTCTAAGTTATTAGTTATTGATTTAAAACTTAAAAAAACAGTTTTTTTTGGAAGAATTACAATGATTACTGTTGCTGTTTTAGGTACAATACCTGTGTTTTTAAATGCAGAAATTTTATCTGCAACCACTATTTCTGGAACGATGGTTATTGGACTAACTCCTATTTTTATTTTCTGGAATAAAGAAGTGCCTAAATCTAGTTTTTATTGGTCTATTTTTTGTGGTTTGTTTTTTGGAATCTTGTTGGTTTTTAATCTTTTTCCAGAAGAGTTAATTTTTACAAAAGGTAAATATGCAAGTTTACTTTGGTCTAATCTTTGGGGAATTTTATGTTGTACCCTTTTATATTTTATTCCTAAATGGGTCAAATAA